A section of the Zingiber officinale cultivar Zhangliang unplaced genomic scaffold, Zo_v1.1 ctg99, whole genome shotgun sequence genome encodes:
- the LOC122037868 gene encoding ATP synthase subunit a, protein MIEELFRRLDNYLCHPDQEILSEKMDYLIKMKEIARMSAEMRIKDGASPLEQFSIHPLMMMKIGNFYFSFTNPSLSMLLTLGLVLLLLFFVTKKGGGKSVPNAWQSLVELLYDFVPNPVNEQIGGLSGNVKQKFSPCISVTLTFSLFRNPQGMIPFSFTVTSHFLITFALSFSILIGITIVGFQRHGLHFLSFSLPAGVPLPLAPFLVLLELIPHCFRALSSGIRLFANMMAGHSSVKILSGSAWTMLLLNNLFYFIGDPGPFFIVLALTGPELGVAISQAHVSTISICIYLNDATNLHQNESFHN, encoded by the coding sequence ATGATTGAAGAGTTATTCAGGAGATTAGACAACTATCTTTGTCATCCAGATCAGGAAATACTAAGTGAGAAAATGGACTATCTGATCAAGATGAAGGAAATAGCAAGAATGAGTGCTGAAATGAGGATCAAGGACGGCGCCAGCCCACTTGAGCAATTTTCCATTCACCCATTAATGATGATGAAGATAGGGAACTTTTATTTCTCATTCACAAATCCATCCTTGTCTATGCTGCTAACTCTCGGTTTGGTCCTacttcttcttttttttgttaCGAAAAAGGGAGGGGGAAAGTCAGTGCCAAATGCTTGGCAATCCTTGGTAGAGCTTCTTTATGATTTCGTGCCGAACCCGGTAAACGAACAAATAGGTGGTCTTTCCGGAAATGTGAAACAAAAGTTTTCCCCTTGCATCTCGGTCACTTTGACTTTTTCGTTATTTCGTAATCCCCAGGGTATGATACCCTTTAGCTTCACAGTTACAAGTCATTTTCTCATTACTTTTGCTCTCTCATTTTCGATTTTGATAGGCATTACGATCGTTGGATTTCAAAGACATGGGCTTCATTTTTTGAGCTTCTCATTACCTGCAGGAGTGCCACTGCCGTTAGCACCTTTTTTAGTACTCCTTGAGCTAATCCCTCATTGTTTTCGTGCATTAAGCTCAGGAATACGTTTATTTGCTAATATGATGGCCGGTCATAGTTCAGTAAAGATTTTAAGTGGGTCTGCTTGGACTATGCTATTGTTGAATAATCTTTTTTATTTCATAGGAGATCCTGGTCCTTTCTTTATAGTTCTAGCATTAACCGGTCCGGAATTAGGTGTAGCTATATCACAAGCTCATGTTTCTACGATCTCAATCTGTATTTACTTGAATGATGCTACAAATCTCCATCAAAATGAGTCATTTCATAATTGA